A single Panthera tigris isolate Pti1 chromosome A3, P.tigris_Pti1_mat1.1, whole genome shotgun sequence DNA region contains:
- the ASPRV1 gene encoding retroviral-like aspartic protease 1, producing MVDISPSQNIPGCHNILRVLTCIFWDTGWGGYLSRSPLTEDELSCTVGCPVPVPGWMQKGEALILLVGQDAGRRAGMSRGGASRTKENGEPWGPRLGIKKALQSEQAIAAACLCVQQSVSQLAPVPSACPRRAPNNTLLREALFSSVIAPTLLCGFLYLVWVAAAVPEEGRGMAESGARSREGRREHAFIPEPFDGANVAPHLWLHRFEAISDLNHWDHVTKLRFLKESLRGDALEVYSGLSPKDQEDYGAVKETLLKAFGGPEATHSHLPKEIVFANSMGKGYYLKGKIGKVPVRFLVDSGAQVSVVHPNLWEEVTDGDLDTLRPFENVVKVANGAEMKILGIWDTVVSLGKLKLKAEFLVANASAEEAIIGTDVLQDHNAVLDFEHRTCTLKGKKFRLLPVGGSLEDEFDLELIEEEPSSGEGGQQLSY from the exons ATGGTGGACATTTCCCCTTCTCAGAAC ATACCTGGATGTCATAACATACTCCGTGTCCTCACCTGTATATTCTGGGACACAGGCTGGGGAGGGTACCTGAGTAGGTCCCCTCTGACTGAGGATGAACTTTCTTGCACCGTGGGCTGCCCTGTACCAGTCCCAGGATGGATGCAGAAGGGTGAGGCACTAATCCTGCTTGTTGGGCAGGATGCTGGCAGGAGGGCGGggatgagcaggggcggggcttCCAGAACAAAGGAGAATGGGGAGCCCTGGGGGCCCAGGCTAGGCATCAAAAAGGCTCTGCAGAGTGAGCAGGCTATCGCAGCTGCCTGCCTCTGTGTCCAGCAGTCAGTCAGCCAGCTTGCGCCGGTCCCTTCTGCCTGCCCCAGACGGGCACCAAACAACACTCTGCTTAGAGAGGCCTTGTTCTCCAGCGTGATTGCGCCCACACTGCTCTGTGGTTTTCTCTACTTGGTGTGGGTTGCTGCTGCAGTtccagaggagggcagagggatggCTGAGAGTGGAGCCAGGAGCCGGGAGGGCCGTCGGGAGCATGCCTTCATCCCGGAGCCCTTTGATGGAGCCAACGTAGCCCCACACCTCTGGCTGCACCGCTTCGAGGCCATCAGTGACCTCAACCATTGGGACCATGTCACCAAACTAAGGTTCCTGAAAGAGTCCCTCAGGGGAGATGCCCTGGAGGTCTACAGTGGACTCAGCCCCAAGGACCAGGAAGACTATGGGGCTGTGAAAGAGACCCTCCTGAAGGCCTTCGGGGGGCCCGAGGCCACCCACAGCCACCTGCCCAAGGAGATCGTCTTTGCCAACAGCATGGGTAAGGGCTACTACCTCAAGGGGAAAATTGGCAAAGTGCCCGTGAGGTTCCTGGTGGACTCGGGGGCCCAGGTCTCTGTGGTCCACCCCAACTTGTGGGAGGAGGTCACAGATGGTGACTTGGACACTCTGCGGCCCTTTGAGAATGTGGTAAAAGTGGCCAATGGGGCTGAAATGAAGATCCTGGGCATTTGGGATACAGTGGTGTCCCTGGGCAAGCTGAAGCTGAAGGCAGAGTTCCTAGTGGCCAATGCAAGTGCTGAAGAAGCCATCATTGGTACCGATGTGCTCCAGGACCACAATGCCGTCCTGGACTTCGAGCATCGCACGTGCACCCTGAAGGGGAAGAAGTTCCGGCTCCTGCCTGTTGGAGGGTCCCTGGAAGATGAGTTCGACCTGGAGCTCATAGAGGAGGAGCCCTCctcaggggaggggggacagcaGCTCTCCTACTGA